From the Anopheles merus strain MAF chromosome 2L, AmerM5.1, whole genome shotgun sequence genome, the window TCCGACGGTCCGCGCAAGCGGACCAAAGAGGGAGGCGGCGATAAGAAGGGCAACTACTTCACGGGACCTCAGCTGAAGAAAAAACCCAACCGACACTATGAGGAAGGCAATGACACGCCCAGCAATGGAGCGAAAAAGCAACAGAACAATCAAGGCAAAGGGAAACCGcgcggtggcggtggaggagacggtgctgctgctgctgcgggaaGCTCGAAGTACAAGGGTAAGCAGAACAAGGATGGCAATCGCCGAAAGTCAAACGATTCCGAGGTGGGTGaaaatggtggtggtggaggggaAGGATCGTCCCGGCAGGAGGGTGCTGGTGGACGAAGGGATAAAAAGCGACCCGGACAAGGGCGCAAGGATAAGCAAGGCGGTGTCGAGCGAATGGAAACGAGCGATGATACACCGCCGGCGAGTAAACCAAGCGGGAAGGATGATAACGCCGGTGGAGATGGCCAGTAAGGATGTTGCATATAAAAACGGTAAAAAGTATACAGACAGTTTCGGAACCTTTTTTGCCTCACTATTGATGACTTGAAAACACTCGTCTTTTTCGTGAAAGTATTTGAtaaatggattttgttttttattacacCTCTAATTCACGTATTGTTCCTGTcgtgtgtaattgtgtgtaGAGCTTGGAACGAGTTTTGTTTAATGTAGTCGCTTTACCGTATTAGTTTTGTAATGCTTAAACgagctttttcgtttgtttgtcaCCTACGCGC encodes:
- the LOC121591459 gene encoding ribonuclease P protein subunit p25-like protein encodes the protein MMHYKKGKNVEEELSQEQIPIEVLPANFLWMHVKGGSEVKNLVDYAKKALEEGTHRSVVWSGSDGGVGKTISCAEIMKRHFELHQVTRICYRKVEEFWDPQQEGLEQIVAKRNIPCVHILMSLDEIDPSVAGYQHSKTQGGFWTGAGLSSSDGPRKRTKEGGGDKKGNYFTGPQLKKKPNRHYEEGNDTPSNGAKKQQNNQGKGKPRGGGGGDGAAAAAGSSKYKGKQNKDGNRRKSNDSEVGENGGGGGEGSSRQEGAGGRRDKKRPGQGRKDKQGGVERMETSDDTPPASKPSGKDDNAGGDGQ